The region CCGCGGCGAGTTCGGGCGGGATCAGATCGAGTGCGTCGGAGACCAGTTCTTCAAACCGCTGCGGGCTCATCCGCACGGCCATGCCGCTACGGCGCCGGCGGTGGCGGAAGCAGCGCTGCCGGGTCGCCTGGCGGTGGTGGCGGCGGCGCGGCCTCTTGGGGAGGCGGCGCACCAGGCGGCGGCGGAGCGTCGGGCGGCGGCGGAGCATCCGGCGGCGGCGGTCCGTCCAGCGGCGCACCGGGCGGCGGAGGCGGACCGTTGAGGAACGTGTTGCCGGGCGGCGGCGCGGCGGTGGACGACGCGGTGCTCGTCGTGGACTGGCTGCCGCTGGAGGACTGCTGGCCCGGCATGTGCTGCGTCTGCTGGCTGTCGTCGCTCTGGCTGGTGCTGTACTGCGACTGCGACGGTGATGACGTGTCCTGCGGCGGTTCGACCGCGGGGATCGGCGGCAGGTTCAGCCGTTCCACCGGGATGTCAGGCGGGGCGACCGGCGGCTGCCCGTTGATCATCAGCGGGCCCTTGGCGCTGTTCAGCAGCGTCGACCACCCGCCGTTGCCCAGCGTCGCACCGATGCTGCACGACACCTGGTGGCTGCCCGCCGCCCAACTCGGCAGCGAGATGGTGCTGTAGATGAGCGTCAGTGTGGTGCTGCGCAACTGGATCGGCGCCAGATAGGCGTCGGTCATCTTGGTGCACGCGTCCTTGATGAAGCTGTCCTGGTCGGGTTCGGGCGGCAGCCCCTGGGGGAACTTCTCGGCCAGGTTGACCGCTCCGGTGACCTCCATCGCGTGCGGGGCGGCGCAGTCGACCGGGATGTCGGTGGGCTGGTTGGTGCCGGGGTCGATGCCGAGGCAGGTGCCCGCAGGCCACACCTTCGACTGGTCGACGTCGGCGACCTTGCCCTTGAACGCCAACTGCTGGTTGTTCGGCCCCGGCAACTGCAGGCCGCACAACATGCGGCGCTCACCCTGCTGACGCCACGCCTTGTCGCCCGACCACAGCATGCTGACGGTGAACCGGCTGTTCGGGTCGAAGCGGGCGCCGAGGTAGTTCGTGACGGCCGCCGAGCACTGCTCCTGGCTGATCTGCTGGATCCTGGCCGGCGACGGCGGCGCCGCCTCCGGGCCGTACTCGCTACCGGGGAACGTGCGCATGTCCACCGACTCGGCGACCTCGAAGCGGTGCTCGTCCTTGCAGTCGACGATCTGCGCCGCGTCCGGAGTGCGGTCCGGCCAGTTGAGGCAGTCACCCGCCTTCGCGTGGTTGAACGTGTCGTTTCCGCGCGGGCCGAGGGAGATGGTGCTGGCGGTCAGCCCGCTGGGGTCATTGGTCGGCAGCGCGGTGATCAGGCCCGCGATGAGCAGACCGCCGAGCGCGGTCAGCAGCAGCGCACGGCGCGTCGGCGTAGCCTGCAGACTCTGCCACCACGCCACCCGCTCCGACGGCTGTCCGACCTCGCTGTCTTGCGAGCCCACGAGGGTTTCCTCGCGCTCGGGTGCCTCCAACATCCGCTCCATTGTGACAGGCGTGTCAGGTGCTGTGACAAGTGATGCGAATGTAACGTTACGAGGTTGTGGCTGTCCGGGGGTCAGGGCGCCGCGCTCGCCGCGCAAAAGTAGGGTTGCGGCCGTGATCGACCTCAAGCTCTTGCGCGAAAATCCGGACGTGGTGCGCGCATCCCAGCGGGCCCGCGGTGAAGACCCCGGCCTCGTCGATGCGCTCGTCGAAGCCGACGCCGTTCGCCGGTCCGCGGTGTCGACCGCCGACAACCTGCGCGCCGAGCAGAAGGCCGTCAGCAAGAAGGTCGGCAAGGCGTCGCCTGAGGAGCGGCCGGCCCTGCTGGAACAGGCCAAGGCGTTCGCCGAGAAGGTGAAGAACGCCGAGGCCGCCCAGGCCGAGGCCGAGAAGGCTTTCACCGCAGCGCATATGGCGATCTCCAACGTGATCATCGACGGGGTGCCTGCGGGCGGCGAGGACGACTTCGCGGTGCTCGACATCGTCGGCGAGCCAAGGGCCATCGAGAACCCCAAGGACCACCAGGAACTCGGCGAGTCGCTCGGCCTGCTCGACATGGAGCGCGGCGCGAAGGTGTCGGGCTCGCGGTTCTACTTCCTCACCGGCGCCGGCGCGCTGCTTCAGCTCGGCCTGCTGCAACTCGCGGTGCGACTGGCCACCGAGAACGGCTTCACGCTGGTCATCCCGCCGGTGCTGGTGCGTCCCGAGGTGATGGCGGGCACCGGTTTCCTCGGTGCACATGCCGAGGAGGTCTACCGACTCGAGGCCGACGACCTCTATCTGGTCGGCACCTCCGAGGTGCCGCTGGCCGGTTACCACGCCGACGAGATCATCGACCTGTCCGACGGGCCGTTGCGCTACGCGGGCTGGTCATCGTGCTTCCGCCGCGAGGCAGGCAGCTACGGCAAGGACACTCGCGGCATCATCCGGGTGCACCAGTTCGACAAGGTCGAGGGTTTCATCTACTGCAAGCCCGAAGATGCCGAGGCCGAGCACCAGCGGCTGCTCGGGTGGGAGCGCCAGATGCTCGCGCAGATCGAGGTGCCG is a window of Mycobacterium sp. 3519A DNA encoding:
- a CDS encoding septum formation family protein yields the protein MERMLEAPEREETLVGSQDSEVGQPSERVAWWQSLQATPTRRALLLTALGGLLIAGLITALPTNDPSGLTASTISLGPRGNDTFNHAKAGDCLNWPDRTPDAAQIVDCKDEHRFEVAESVDMRTFPGSEYGPEAAPPSPARIQQISQEQCSAAVTNYLGARFDPNSRFTVSMLWSGDKAWRQQGERRMLCGLQLPGPNNQQLAFKGKVADVDQSKVWPAGTCLGIDPGTNQPTDIPVDCAAPHAMEVTGAVNLAEKFPQGLPPEPDQDSFIKDACTKMTDAYLAPIQLRSTTLTLIYSTISLPSWAAGSHQVSCSIGATLGNGGWSTLLNSAKGPLMINGQPPVAPPDIPVERLNLPPIPAVEPPQDTSSPSQSQYSTSQSDDSQQTQHMPGQQSSSGSQSTTSTASSTAAPPPGNTFLNGPPPPPGAPLDGPPPPDAPPPPDAPPPPGAPPPQEAAPPPPPPGDPAALLPPPPAP
- the serS gene encoding serine--tRNA ligase codes for the protein MIDLKLLRENPDVVRASQRARGEDPGLVDALVEADAVRRSAVSTADNLRAEQKAVSKKVGKASPEERPALLEQAKAFAEKVKNAEAAQAEAEKAFTAAHMAISNVIIDGVPAGGEDDFAVLDIVGEPRAIENPKDHQELGESLGLLDMERGAKVSGSRFYFLTGAGALLQLGLLQLAVRLATENGFTLVIPPVLVRPEVMAGTGFLGAHAEEVYRLEADDLYLVGTSEVPLAGYHADEIIDLSDGPLRYAGWSSCFRREAGSYGKDTRGIIRVHQFDKVEGFIYCKPEDAEAEHQRLLGWERQMLAQIEVPYRVIDVAAGDLGSSAARKFDCEAWVPTQGTYRELTSTSNCTTFQARRLSVRYRDENGKPQTAATLNGTLATTRWLVAILENHQQPDGSVRVPDALVPYVGTELLEPKVSR